From a single bacterium genomic region:
- a CDS encoding NAD(P)-dependent glycerol-3-phosphate dehydrogenase, with the protein MPDSGSIGQVAVLGAGAWGSTIADMLARKGVSVRLWDHAARSIERLRIDRHPFGVPELKLHETVTLDLDLEDAVRGARIIILVVPAQAVGRLVPRLAKAIGKDSDCVIGLASKGIDMATLRPLSDVVEAALPNCSVGVVSGPCIAREVAQGIPTSVVAASKKPEHAALLRDVFVTGNLRVYTHDDVLGVELGGALKNVIAIAAGMGDGLGFGANSKSALMTRGLAEIARFAAALGANPKTIYGLSGLGDLTVTCFSPHSRNRTFGQLIGSGKTAAEARHEIGMVVEGESTALATLKLSREKDIDMPIAEVVVGICEGRYAAKAAVRKLMERELKDEFEGSPFGSG; encoded by the coding sequence ATGCCGGACTCAGGAAGTATCGGACAGGTAGCGGTGTTAGGCGCCGGAGCCTGGGGCAGCACGATCGCTGATATGCTGGCTCGCAAGGGTGTGTCTGTGCGGCTGTGGGATCACGCCGCGCGATCGATTGAGCGCCTGCGGATCGATCGGCATCCTTTCGGCGTTCCGGAGCTGAAACTCCATGAAACCGTGACCCTCGATCTTGATTTGGAGGATGCCGTTCGCGGCGCCCGGATCATCATCCTCGTCGTTCCTGCACAAGCGGTCGGACGGCTTGTCCCGAGGCTGGCGAAAGCCATCGGCAAGGATTCTGACTGTGTTATCGGATTGGCCTCGAAGGGTATCGACATGGCCACGTTGCGCCCGCTGTCCGATGTTGTCGAAGCCGCTCTACCAAACTGCTCCGTCGGCGTCGTATCCGGTCCCTGCATTGCGCGCGAAGTTGCCCAGGGCATTCCGACATCGGTCGTCGCGGCCTCAAAGAAGCCAGAACACGCCGCGTTGTTGCGCGATGTTTTCGTAACGGGCAACCTGCGCGTCTACACGCACGATGATGTGCTTGGTGTGGAACTGGGTGGTGCGCTGAAGAACGTGATCGCGATCGCCGCCGGAATGGGGGACGGACTCGGATTCGGCGCGAACAGCAAGTCGGCACTGATGACGCGGGGCCTTGCAGAGATCGCGCGCTTTGCCGCTGCACTCGGTGCCAACCCTAAGACAATCTATGGTCTTTCTGGTCTGGGCGATCTGACGGTCACTTGTTTCAGTCCGCATAGCCGCAATCGAACGTTCGGGCAACTGATCGGTTCGGGCAAGACAGCGGCGGAAGCACGTCACGAAATCGGCATGGTCGTCGAGGGCGAATCAACGGCACTGGCAACGTTGAAGCTGTCGCGCGAGAAGGATATCGACATGCCCATTGCAGAAGTCGTTGTCGGAATCTGTGAAGGGCGCTACGCCGCCAAGGCCGCCGTGCGCAAATTGATGGAGCGCGAATTGAAGGATGAATTCGAAGGTTCACCATTTGGGAGTGGATGA
- a CDS encoding GGDEF domain-containing protein has protein sequence MAQDNNSNGHHERVRHKPDEDNTGNETLFPGGVPQKPRRASRDTQVTPMEPSRRRPVLITLDGRRVSERFVLMKEESVIGRDVRADVLISDGEASRRHAKLVWKNSGDTEALIPNCTIEDMDSTNGTYLNGKLLEQPLPVKDGDQIRIGRTVLGFFLKDERVLELDQMLMTMALHDALTGVFKREYFFSEFHREFDRSKRHERPLSLLMIDVDHFKLVNDECGHLCGDSALRMVANLIRASLREGDICGRYGGEEFAILLPETTEEGAVNAAERIREIIEKHDFDLGKDIHRHITVSIGVTTLHEDHNDKLEMLEEADKALYQAKAMGRNRSVLSGLDGDSQERTQLHP, from the coding sequence GTGGCGCAGGATAACAATTCGAACGGTCACCATGAGCGCGTTCGGCATAAGCCCGATGAGGACAACACGGGGAATGAGACGCTGTTCCCCGGGGGGGTGCCCCAGAAGCCGAGGCGCGCGAGTCGCGACACGCAGGTCACGCCGATGGAGCCATCGCGCCGGCGGCCCGTTCTGATTACGCTCGATGGTCGACGCGTCAGCGAACGGTTCGTCCTGATGAAGGAGGAAAGCGTCATCGGGCGTGATGTCCGAGCCGATGTTCTGATCTCGGACGGGGAAGCATCGCGTCGCCACGCAAAGTTGGTGTGGAAGAACTCCGGCGACACAGAAGCGCTGATCCCGAACTGCACCATCGAGGACATGGACAGCACAAATGGGACGTACCTGAACGGGAAACTGCTGGAGCAGCCACTACCCGTGAAGGACGGCGATCAGATTCGCATCGGGCGCACGGTCCTGGGGTTCTTCCTGAAAGACGAGCGCGTTCTCGAGCTCGACCAGATGCTGATGACGATGGCGCTGCACGATGCGCTGACCGGCGTCTTCAAGCGCGAGTATTTCTTCAGCGAATTTCACCGCGAATTCGATCGTTCCAAGCGCCACGAACGGCCGCTGTCTTTGCTGATGATCGATGTCGATCACTTCAAGCTGGTGAATGACGAGTGCGGGCATCTCTGTGGCGACTCGGCGTTGCGCATGGTGGCGAATCTGATTCGCGCCTCGCTGCGAGAGGGTGATATCTGTGGCCGTTACGGCGGTGAAGAGTTCGCCATTCTGCTGCCGGAAACGACCGAGGAAGGTGCCGTCAACGCGGCGGAACGCATCCGCGAGATTATCGAGAAACACGATTTCGATCTCGGCAAGGATATCCATCGACACATCACTGTCAGCATCGGTGTGACGACATTGCACGAAGATCACAACGATAAGCTGGAAATGCTCGAGGAAGCCGATAAGGCGCTGTATCAGGCCAAGGCCATGGGAAGAAATCGATCCGTCCTGAGTGGGCTCGATGGCGACTCACAGGAACGGACGCAACTGCATCCCTGA
- a CDS encoding tetratricopeptide repeat protein, translated as MMFLRRWFPILALILMAGLLAAQEQPAAQEPESTEETVNIKTRNGQQMDVWLNGKRAGLTPLTLQLEPGTYFLTAGGDGLEPIMRPMLIQPGGEQLTSLNDRALEPERMSAVADEIMKAFRARPGNPHIRILAALITTDRKDHTQLLESLPPDLQSDPTVLLSRARWALTDGDPNRALSLVDEGLHREARLAGLWRMKAWILVDLGRADEAKEAAESAVRLDPMHADSFVARGDALSAAGEEKFARLNYERALDLQPGNRLALRSLGRVEAAP; from the coding sequence ATGATGTTTTTGCGGCGATGGTTTCCGATTCTGGCCCTGATCCTGATGGCGGGGCTGCTGGCTGCCCAGGAGCAGCCGGCGGCTCAAGAGCCGGAAAGCACCGAGGAAACCGTCAACATCAAGACGCGGAACGGCCAGCAGATGGATGTCTGGCTGAACGGGAAGCGCGCCGGTCTGACACCGTTGACTTTGCAACTGGAGCCGGGGACCTACTTCCTGACGGCAGGCGGTGATGGGCTGGAGCCGATCATGAGGCCGATGCTGATTCAGCCTGGCGGCGAGCAATTGACCTCGCTGAACGACCGCGCCCTTGAACCGGAACGCATGTCCGCCGTGGCGGATGAGATCATGAAGGCATTTCGGGCGCGTCCGGGGAACCCACACATCCGAATTCTAGCCGCATTGATCACGACAGACCGGAAGGATCACACGCAGCTCCTGGAGAGCCTGCCGCCGGATCTGCAATCGGACCCGACGGTCCTGCTGTCCCGGGCGCGCTGGGCGCTGACCGATGGCGACCCGAATCGGGCGCTCTCCCTTGTTGATGAGGGACTGCATCGCGAGGCGAGGCTGGCCGGCCTGTGGCGCATGAAAGCCTGGATCCTGGTCGATCTGGGTCGCGCGGATGAGGCAAAAGAAGCCGCCGAGTCGGCCGTTCGTCTGGACCCGATGCATGCGGACAGCTTCGTGGCCCGGGGGGACGCACTCAGCGCCGCCGGAGAAGAGAAGTTCGCCAGGTTGAACTACGAGCGGGCGCTGGACCTGCAGCCCGGAAACAGGCTGGCATTGCGAAGCCTGGGACGGGTAGAGGCCGCCCCATGA
- the argC gene encoding N-acetyl-gamma-glutamyl-phosphate reductase, with protein sequence METPEVIKVGIIGARAFTARELLRILLRHRRAKVVALQARVDAPEPLADTFPELRGYDLPPIEPIGVDSLPSDMDAVFLCLPHTVGAKFATELDAHPARVFDLSADFRFRDHEVYESVYGVSHPSPELNRKAVYGQPELNRAALVGKRLIAVPGCYPTSVLLALGPLMKKDMIHPRSVIADCKSGVSGAGRTPSDVTHYCNANEGFMAYKVAAHRHQPEIEQELSRLAGESVLVTFVPHLVPMDRGILATCYCRLKESIPEDSLRALFEQFYKDEPFVRVLPRDVLPNTKAVAHSNFCDVNLRIDPRNQGLIVISAIDNLVKGASGQAVQCMNVSFDIPETEGLF encoded by the coding sequence TTGGAAACACCTGAAGTCATCAAAGTTGGTATTATTGGGGCCCGCGCCTTCACGGCACGGGAACTTCTGCGGATTCTGCTGCGCCACCGGCGTGCAAAGGTTGTCGCACTGCAGGCGCGCGTCGATGCACCGGAGCCACTGGCGGACACCTTCCCCGAGTTGCGGGGCTACGATCTGCCCCCAATCGAGCCCATCGGCGTCGATTCTCTCCCAAGCGACATGGATGCCGTCTTCCTGTGTCTGCCTCACACGGTCGGGGCGAAGTTTGCGACGGAATTGGACGCCCATCCGGCGCGTGTCTTCGACTTGAGCGCGGACTTCCGCTTCCGCGATCACGAGGTCTACGAATCCGTCTACGGCGTGTCGCATCCTTCTCCGGAACTGAATCGCAAAGCCGTTTACGGCCAGCCGGAACTGAATCGCGCGGCACTCGTCGGCAAGCGCCTCATCGCCGTCCCGGGATGCTATCCGACCTCCGTACTTCTTGCTCTCGGTCCGCTGATGAAGAAGGACATGATTCACCCGCGCAGCGTCATCGCCGACTGCAAGTCCGGCGTTTCCGGCGCCGGGCGGACGCCAAGCGACGTCACGCATTACTGCAACGCGAACGAAGGCTTCATGGCCTACAAGGTCGCTGCGCACCGGCACCAGCCCGAGATCGAGCAGGAGCTTTCGCGTCTCGCCGGCGAGTCGGTTCTTGTCACCTTCGTGCCGCACCTGGTCCCCATGGATCGCGGCATTCTGGCAACCTGCTATTGCCGCTTGAAAGAGTCCATCCCCGAGGATTCGCTTCGCGCACTGTTCGAGCAATTCTACAAAGACGAACCATTCGTTCGCGTTCTGCCACGCGATGTATTGCCGAACACGAAGGCCGTGGCGCACTCGAACTTCTGTGACGTCAATCTGCGGATCGATCCACGCAACCAGGGCCTGATCGTCATCAGCGCGATCGACAATCTGGTGAAGGGCGCCAGCGGCCAGGCCGTACAATGCATGAACGTCAGCTTCGATATTCCCGAAACCGAAGGGCTTTTCTGA
- a CDS encoding O-methyltransferase: MSDWKIFHQPVEVFLAQLGKTNVPELLSEMQDEAVRRGGFPIVGPEVGRFFLQLARLRRPKRILELGSGYGYSAIWWALGAGPDVEIQCTEYKQENADAGMEYARRAGVADCITYHVGDALENAAKLEGPWDIIFADIDKIQYPRAYDFAKEHMRSGDLLMFDNMLRHGDVANPDKQEDETVKAIVGLDKRAFSDPDMDASLIPIRDGILLTMRK; encoded by the coding sequence ATGAGTGATTGGAAGATCTTCCACCAACCCGTCGAGGTGTTCCTGGCGCAGTTGGGCAAGACGAACGTTCCGGAACTTCTGTCGGAAATGCAGGATGAAGCGGTCCGCCGCGGAGGTTTCCCGATCGTCGGGCCGGAAGTCGGCCGATTCTTCCTTCAGTTGGCGCGCCTTCGTCGGCCGAAGCGAATCCTCGAGCTCGGTTCCGGGTACGGCTATTCGGCGATCTGGTGGGCACTCGGCGCAGGACCGGACGTCGAAATTCAATGCACCGAGTACAAGCAGGAAAACGCTGACGCCGGAATGGAATACGCCCGCCGCGCAGGCGTTGCAGACTGCATCACCTACCACGTCGGCGATGCGCTCGAAAACGCCGCCAAGCTCGAAGGCCCTTGGGATATCATCTTCGCCGACATCGACAAGATCCAGTATCCCCGCGCTTATGATTTCGCGAAGGAACACATGCGTTCGGGCGACTTGCTGATGTTCGATAACATGCTTCGACACGGTGACGTCGCGAACCCGGATAAGCAGGAAGACGAGACCGTCAAAGCCATTGTTGGTTTGGACAAGCGAGCCTTCAGCGATCCCGACATGGACGCCAGCCTGATTCCCATCCGAGACGGCATCTTGCTCACCATGCGTAAGTAG
- the pgeF gene encoding peptidoglycan editing factor PgeF: protein MTEPFVTVRNQRILRPSLPGGVTAISTTSDFPPAHSKDFTAIADELRELLEGDVSEVIFAEQTHGNEVAWLDGDIDTDQIPGCDGLATNQPGRAVFVRTADCVPVLVSDSRRPFIAAVHAGWRGTFDRILERALQLALDTGSQSRDLWVWLGPHIRRDRYEVSPEIIAGFRERFGHLGEIGRERQLDLTAVNRLQALAMGVPPNQIADCGHCTLERKDLYPSYRRDGECRGQIFTGLILRPSGD, encoded by the coding sequence ATGACCGAGCCGTTCGTCACCGTTCGCAATCAACGCATCCTGCGTCCGTCCCTGCCCGGCGGCGTCACGGCCATCTCCACAACGTCCGATTTTCCGCCAGCCCACTCGAAGGACTTCACCGCGATCGCAGACGAACTGCGAGAACTCCTCGAAGGCGATGTGAGCGAAGTCATCTTCGCCGAGCAGACCCACGGCAACGAGGTCGCCTGGCTGGATGGCGACATTGATACCGATCAGATCCCCGGCTGCGATGGACTCGCAACGAACCAGCCCGGCCGAGCTGTTTTCGTCCGCACGGCGGACTGCGTCCCGGTGCTTGTCAGCGACTCTCGCAGGCCCTTCATCGCAGCCGTTCACGCGGGTTGGCGGGGTACATTCGACAGAATTCTCGAACGCGCGCTCCAGCTTGCCCTGGACACCGGCAGTCAATCGCGCGACTTATGGGTGTGGTTGGGTCCGCACATCCGACGAGATCGCTACGAGGTTTCGCCGGAGATTATTGCGGGTTTTCGAGAGCGCTTCGGCCATTTGGGAGAGATTGGGCGGGAGCGGCAGTTAGATCTGACGGCCGTGAATCGGCTGCAGGCGCTTGCCATGGGCGTCCCCCCCAACCAGATTGCCGATTGCGGGCATTGCACGCTGGAACGCAAAGATCTGTATCCATCCTATCGCCGCGACGGCGAGTGCCGCGGCCAGATTTTCACCGGATTGATTCTGCGCCCCTCGGGAGATTGA
- the rpsU gene encoding 30S ribosomal protein S21 produces MPKVVIEEGEPIDRALKRFKKECQKAGILSEVRRREFYEKPSVKKKRKQEAAIRKMRRRLLKMRRRLERM; encoded by the coding sequence ATGCCGAAAGTTGTCATTGAAGAAGGCGAGCCGATCGATCGCGCACTCAAGCGTTTCAAGAAGGAATGCCAGAAGGCGGGCATCCTGTCCGAAGTGCGTCGCCGCGAGTTCTACGAGAAGCCTTCCGTAAAGAAGAAGCGCAAGCAGGAGGCCGCCATCCGCAAGATGCGCCGCCGTCTCCTCAAAATGCGCCGGCGTCTGGAACGCATGTAA
- a CDS encoding deoxyribonuclease IV: MSIAGGVDKAPARGATVRCSAMQIFVKNNNRWEGPPISDEQAGSFQRELEKAGIGIDAVFAHTCYLINLASTREEVVEKSIRALEDELRRCQQLELPGLVMHPGAHLGAGREAGIEQIAGHLRDIFSRIPHVKTRLLLETTVGSGTNLGGTFEDLGDLLAAIDLPDNMGICLDTCHVFAAGYEIRDEASYKKTMAEFDRIVGIKNLKALHLNDSLKPFGSRRDRHAHIGQGEIGLDAFGFLLNDPRLRGIPMALETDKQPDLEDDRKNLNRLRKLIGAPEQRKIAKPASK, encoded by the coding sequence ATGTCGATCGCAGGAGGCGTCGACAAGGCCCCCGCGCGCGGAGCAACCGTGCGTTGCAGTGCCATGCAGATCTTCGTGAAGAACAACAACCGCTGGGAAGGTCCGCCGATCAGCGACGAGCAAGCAGGCAGTTTCCAACGTGAACTCGAGAAGGCCGGCATTGGAATCGACGCCGTCTTTGCGCACACGTGCTACCTGATCAACCTGGCATCCACGCGTGAGGAAGTCGTCGAGAAGTCGATCCGCGCTCTGGAGGACGAACTCCGCCGTTGCCAGCAACTCGAACTGCCAGGCCTTGTGATGCACCCCGGCGCGCATCTGGGCGCAGGGCGCGAGGCAGGCATCGAGCAGATCGCCGGCCACTTGCGCGACATCTTCTCTCGGATTCCGCATGTCAAGACGCGCCTGTTGCTCGAAACAACCGTGGGGAGTGGAACGAACCTCGGTGGGACGTTCGAAGATCTAGGCGACTTGCTCGCCGCGATCGATTTGCCCGACAATATGGGCATTTGCCTCGATACCTGCCACGTTTTCGCAGCCGGATACGAGATCCGCGATGAGGCGTCCTACAAGAAGACGATGGCCGAATTCGATCGGATCGTCGGGATCAAGAACCTGAAGGCGCTCCATTTGAATGACTCGCTGAAGCCCTTCGGCTCGCGCCGGGATCGCCATGCCCACATCGGCCAAGGCGAAATCGGCCTGGATGCGTTTGGTTTTCTGCTGAACGATCCCCGGTTGCGAGGCATTCCGATGGCCCTCGAGACCGATAAGCAACCGGATCTGGAGGACGATCGGAAGAATCTGAATCGCTTACGGAAGCTCATCGGGGCTCCGGAGCAGCGGAAAATTGCCAAACCGGCATCGAAGTAA
- the trxB gene encoding thioredoxin-disulfide reductase gives MSDKEITRNAVICGSGPAGWTAAIYLARAELKPLVIAGPQVGGQLTTTTTIENFPGFPEGRDGNQLMIDMEEQAKKYGAEVEYESCSGFEKDGDTFIVKYGNTSVRAHTILICTGSSARTLGIETEKTFWNYGVHTCAVCDGGFYRGKEVVIVGGGDSAMEEATYLAKLCTKVTVIHRRDELRASKIMAERALEHPKIEFEWNSTVEEVLGEVEGERKKRVTAVRLRNLKDDSRKELPTSAMFLAIGHTPNSGWLNGQVETGDSGYVVVDARQRTNLDGVFAAGDIHDHHYRQAITAAGYGCKAALEAERYLSQKGVIN, from the coding sequence ATGTCCGACAAGGAAATCACGCGGAACGCAGTGATTTGCGGCAGCGGCCCGGCTGGTTGGACCGCCGCAATCTACCTGGCGCGCGCCGAACTCAAGCCGCTCGTTATCGCCGGTCCCCAGGTTGGCGGCCAATTGACCACCACCACGACCATCGAGAATTTCCCCGGATTCCCCGAGGGTCGCGATGGCAACCAGCTCATGATCGATATGGAAGAGCAGGCAAAGAAGTACGGAGCCGAGGTGGAATACGAGTCCTGCAGCGGATTCGAGAAGGACGGGGACACCTTTATAGTGAAGTATGGGAATACAAGCGTCCGCGCGCACACGATCTTGATCTGCACCGGCTCCTCCGCCCGCACGCTCGGAATTGAGACGGAAAAAACATTCTGGAACTACGGAGTCCACACCTGCGCGGTTTGTGACGGCGGATTCTATCGTGGAAAAGAAGTCGTCATCGTCGGTGGCGGCGATTCCGCCATGGAAGAGGCCACCTATCTCGCCAAGCTCTGCACCAAAGTCACCGTCATCCATCGGCGGGACGAACTCCGCGCCAGCAAGATCATGGCGGAGCGGGCCCTCGAGCACCCGAAGATCGAATTTGAGTGGAATTCCACCGTCGAAGAGGTCCTGGGCGAGGTCGAAGGCGAGCGCAAAAAGCGCGTGACTGCTGTTCGGCTGCGTAATCTGAAGGATGATTCGCGGAAGGAACTTCCCACATCGGCCATGTTCCTGGCGATCGGCCACACGCCGAATTCCGGGTGGCTAAACGGGCAGGTGGAGACGGGCGACAGCGGATATGTTGTCGTCGACGCCCGTCAAAGGACGAATCTTGACGGAGTGTTCGCCGCAGGCGATATTCACGATCACCATTACCGCCAGGCGATCACCGCGGCTGGCTACGGGTGTAAAGCGGCTTTGGAAGCGGAACGGTACCTTTCTCAGAAAGGTGTCATAAATTGA
- a CDS encoding prepilin-type N-terminal cleavage/methylation domain-containing protein, whose protein sequence is MKLTFSRSKRGFTLIELLIVVAIIAILAAIAVPNFLCAQTRSKYSRVLSEFRTMRTAVESYAVDWNKPPRMSWGCQVAGLNTAPGDRYQGDPIYGTLGPWITTPVSYITRFDFFDPFQKAKEGTVEWDAILYTYQDYFTNSLSLCPPSGRDIYVPGSADLNEFAYNFGSYFMLSIGPTSNDYLVKADFYNQYDPSNGCVSNGTIFVSQKHTDPVLYESVGSGSILR, encoded by the coding sequence ATGAAACTAACATTCTCCAGAAGCAAGAGGGGCTTCACACTTATTGAGCTCCTCATCGTGGTTGCCATTATTGCCATTCTGGCCGCCATCGCAGTTCCGAACTTCCTTTGCGCGCAGACCCGATCGAAGTACTCCCGCGTGCTCTCTGAGTTCCGTACGATGCGTACCGCCGTTGAGTCCTACGCAGTGGACTGGAACAAGCCCCCCCGTATGTCCTGGGGCTGCCAGGTCGCCGGCCTGAACACGGCCCCAGGCGACCGGTACCAGGGCGATCCGATCTATGGCACCCTTGGTCCCTGGATCACGACACCCGTGTCGTACATCACCCGCTTCGATTTCTTCGATCCCTTCCAGAAGGCCAAAGAAGGCACGGTGGAATGGGACGCCATTCTTTACACCTATCAGGACTATTTCACGAACTCCCTGTCGTTGTGTCCTCCCAGCGGCCGTGACATCTACGTTCCCGGCTCTGCTGACCTGAACGAATTCGCTTACAACTTCGGCTCCTACTTCATGCTGTCCATTGGGCCGACCAGCAACGACTACCTGGTCAAAGCAGATTTCTACAATCAGTATGATCCGAGTAACGGCTGCGTCAGCAACGGCACGATCTTCGTCAGCCAGAAGCACACCGATCCGGTTCTCTACGAATCCGTTGGTTCCGGCTCGATTCTGCGATAG
- a CDS encoding SpoIIE family protein phosphatase yields MFDSIKNRYRRWRLHREAEIERRPPRLIFPFWIQLMLSYLLFSAIIGFMLINVWTRLWAVVEADTTARRVRAFADLSVHSVNLDDMFNGDYSMEGRAANRLCWEISDELAGAHYSDGQDVDFERLWVSVLIPTADGWIYWLSTDEENIGKPYPFSAYLDNYFDPEGGWDNFATEGDPIKIEYKPLFSRSDEVLDRERALRAAMTSDEPPPLRGVLIDEDPISSVRPLEAVIAKSRLSSETLTAAPSQLRKAVLAIEAPPTRVSEVTLMVMIVFGALFLIASLVALLVALFITWRMNRPIKALHESMVAVGQGDLRKRIKGVRSHDEFGRLAWQFNRMMTDFMRNQEIAVEVDVAARIQRDLIPAAPTSIAGVDLASWYATSALVGGDYFDFIRHEDCLWISIGDAVGHGVDSGLIMASARAMVRALAEDFRSPGEIMTRLNTLLTNDLTNGNFFTLAVVHLNLKTFEFTVCSSGHEPLIWRHAETGRQQLILRNGPPLGVTKSFEYPESKVLQFQVGDLLVLSTDGVRECHGPEDELFGRERFERTLAQPALTAADVMVNLKDALDTHRGERPPEDDISVVILRRSR; encoded by the coding sequence ATGTTCGACTCGATCAAGAACCGCTACCGCCGCTGGAGGCTGCACCGCGAGGCGGAGATCGAACGCCGCCCCCCGCGGCTGATCTTCCCCTTCTGGATTCAGCTCATGCTGTCCTACCTGCTGTTCAGCGCGATCATCGGGTTCATGCTGATCAACGTCTGGACACGCCTGTGGGCAGTCGTAGAGGCCGATACCACGGCGAGGCGCGTTCGTGCCTTTGCGGATTTGTCGGTCCACAGCGTCAATCTCGATGATATGTTCAACGGCGACTACTCGATGGAAGGTCGGGCGGCCAATCGTCTCTGTTGGGAAATCTCCGATGAACTTGCCGGCGCACACTATTCTGACGGGCAAGATGTCGACTTCGAACGCCTATGGGTCTCGGTTCTGATTCCCACAGCCGATGGCTGGATCTACTGGCTGTCCACGGATGAAGAGAATATCGGTAAGCCCTACCCCTTCAGCGCATACCTCGACAATTACTTCGATCCCGAGGGGGGCTGGGACAACTTCGCGACCGAGGGCGATCCAATCAAGATCGAGTACAAGCCCCTCTTCTCGCGCTCGGATGAGGTGCTGGATCGCGAACGTGCGCTCCGCGCCGCCATGACATCAGACGAGCCGCCGCCGCTCCGTGGCGTCTTGATTGATGAAGACCCCATCAGCAGCGTGCGGCCCCTCGAGGCCGTGATCGCGAAATCCAGGCTTTCTTCAGAAACACTAACGGCCGCCCCATCTCAGCTTCGAAAGGCCGTTCTGGCGATCGAGGCACCTCCGACTCGCGTCAGCGAAGTCACGCTGATGGTCATGATCGTCTTCGGAGCGCTCTTCCTGATCGCCAGCCTCGTGGCGTTGCTTGTCGCACTGTTCATCACGTGGCGCATGAATCGTCCGATCAAGGCATTGCACGAGTCGATGGTCGCCGTCGGCCAGGGCGACCTGCGCAAGCGCATCAAGGGCGTGCGCAGCCACGACGAATTCGGTCGCCTGGCCTGGCAGTTCAATCGCATGATGACCGACTTCATGCGCAACCAGGAGATCGCCGTCGAAGTCGATGTTGCGGCTCGTATCCAGCGCGATCTGATTCCCGCTGCTCCGACTTCCATTGCCGGGGTCGACCTGGCCAGTTGGTACGCGACTTCCGCATTGGTCGGTGGCGACTACTTCGACTTCATTCGCCACGAAGATTGTCTCTGGATCTCAATCGGCGATGCGGTTGGGCATGGTGTGGATTCGGGCCTCATCATGGCATCGGCCCGCGCCATGGTGCGTGCTCTGGCAGAGGACTTCCGCAGTCCCGGCGAGATCATGACCCGCCTCAACACGCTCCTGACCAACGATCTGACGAACGGCAACTTCTTCACGCTCGCCGTGGTTCACCTGAATCTGAAGACTTTCGAGTTCACGGTCTGTTCCTCGGGTCACGAGCCCTTGATCTGGCGCCATGCGGAGACCGGCCGCCAGCAGTTGATCCTCCGCAACGGTCCGCCACTTGGTGTCACCAAGTCATTTGAATACCCCGAGTCCAAAGTCCTTCAATTCCAGGTCGGGGACTTGCTTGTTCTTTCTACCGACGGCGTCCGCGAATGCCATGGGCCGGAAGACGAGCTCTTTGGGCGCGAGCGCTTCGAGCGCACGCTGGCCCAGCCTGCCCTGACCGCCGCGGACGTCATGGTGAATCTGAAGGACGCGTTGGACACTCATCGGGGCGAACGCCCCCCCGAGGACGACATCAGCGTCGTCATTCTTCGCCGCAGCCGGTAA